A single Verrucomicrobiia bacterium DNA region contains:
- a CDS encoding methyltransferase domain-containing protein produces the protein MSDPKRFFSTDDLSALDAKVAAQRLAFGPVAFQACRVLRQTGILEIVRQAGDPGLTLAEVVAKGSVPRYGVKVLLEAGLGIGLFRHDQDRFILTRLGYFMLRDPMTRINMDVVHDICYRGFYHLDEALATGRPAGLPTLGNWETFYQGLSALPEPARASWLAFDHYYSDQAFPAALPLVFADRPQQLLDVGGNTGRWAMQCVGYDPTVRVTIADLPPQLELARTALQSGDGTERVAFHPVDLLDERQELPGGYEVIWMSQFLDCFSEAQIVSILKRAARALGDNGTLHILELFWDRQPNETAAFCLQQTSLYFACIANGNSQMYHSEDLLRCLREAGLQVIEQRDQVGQFHTWLKCRRA, from the coding sequence ATGAGCGACCCGAAACGATTTTTCTCCACGGATGATCTGTCGGCCCTGGACGCCAAGGTTGCGGCGCAGCGGCTGGCGTTCGGGCCGGTGGCGTTCCAAGCCTGCCGGGTGCTGCGGCAGACGGGGATTTTGGAAATCGTGCGACAAGCCGGCGATCCCGGCCTGACTCTGGCCGAGGTGGTGGCCAAAGGCAGTGTGCCGCGTTACGGCGTGAAAGTGTTGCTGGAAGCCGGCTTGGGCATCGGGTTGTTTCGCCACGATCAAGACCGATTCATCCTCACGCGACTGGGGTATTTCATGCTCCGGGATCCCATGACCCGCATCAACATGGATGTGGTCCACGACATCTGCTATCGCGGTTTTTATCATCTGGATGAAGCTCTCGCCACCGGTCGTCCGGCGGGATTGCCGACGCTGGGAAATTGGGAAACTTTCTATCAAGGCCTTTCCGCTTTACCCGAACCGGCGCGCGCCAGTTGGCTGGCATTCGACCATTATTATTCCGATCAAGCCTTTCCCGCCGCCTTGCCGCTGGTGTTTGCCGATCGCCCCCAACAGTTGCTCGATGTGGGCGGCAATACGGGGCGCTGGGCGATGCAGTGTGTCGGTTACGATCCGACGGTGCGCGTCACCATTGCGGATCTGCCTCCGCAACTGGAGCTGGCGCGCACGGCGCTACAATCAGGCGATGGTACCGAGCGCGTGGCCTTTCACCCGGTGGACCTGCTGGATGAGCGACAGGAATTGCCCGGCGGTTATGAAGTCATTTGGATGAGCCAGTTTCTGGACTGCTTTTCCGAGGCGCAGATTGTTTCGATTTTGAAGCGCGCGGCGCGCGCGCTGGGCGATAATGGCACGTTGCACATTCTGGAATTGTTCTGGGATCGGCAACCCAACGAAACCGCCGCGTTTTGTCTCCAGCAAACTTCGCTTTACTTTGCGTGCATCGCGAACGGCAACAGCCAGATGTACCACTCGGAAGATTTACTGCGTTGTTTGCGGGAGGCGGGATTGCAAGTGATCGAACAGCGGGACCAGGTCGGCCAGTTTCACACCTGGCTGAAGTGTCGTCGGGCTTGA
- a CDS encoding FAD-dependent monooxygenase, protein MKTIKTDVLIIGAGPAGATAAASLQREGVRTLVVEKLKFPRFVIGESLLPRTMDLLKEMDFLAPVEACGFIHKTGAVFRQGDQICDFDFEHQAGDGWKYTFHAPRAEFDQVIADTVASRGVDIRYEHEVKQVRFSEAQVEAEIKQPDSETLRVIAQFVLDCSGYGRVLPRMLDLEAPSHYPVRESLFTHVTGDLRPRGRDEGKIWVCMHPEGAWLWIIPFSNGRTSIGVVAEPEFYARYPGDAETQLRAIVNSEPNGAKRLANMQIVFPPHRIKGFSISIKQLFGPRYALAGNATEFLDPVFSSGVTLAMESGLRAAQVVARQLRGEAVDWQRDYADFIMQGVDTFRAYIDAWYDGRLPEILFAAQRNPDMMPKVCSVLAGYVWDKANPFVAQADRALRALATVSAGMGAARN, encoded by the coding sequence ATGAAAACCATAAAAACGGATGTGTTAATCATCGGCGCCGGGCCGGCGGGAGCAACGGCGGCGGCTAGTTTACAGCGGGAAGGCGTGCGGACGCTCGTGGTCGAAAAATTGAAATTCCCACGGTTCGTGATCGGTGAAAGTCTGTTGCCGCGCACGATGGACCTGCTGAAGGAAATGGATTTTCTTGCGCCCGTGGAAGCCTGTGGTTTCATTCATAAAACGGGCGCGGTCTTTCGCCAAGGGGATCAAATCTGCGATTTCGATTTTGAACATCAGGCGGGGGACGGTTGGAAATACACTTTCCACGCGCCGCGGGCGGAGTTTGACCAGGTCATTGCGGACACGGTCGCGTCCCGAGGTGTGGACATCCGCTACGAGCATGAGGTGAAGCAGGTGCGCTTCAGCGAGGCGCAGGTCGAGGCCGAGATCAAACAGCCCGATAGCGAAACCCTCCGCGTGATTGCGCAGTTTGTGCTGGATTGCAGCGGTTACGGTCGGGTGCTGCCACGCATGCTCGATCTCGAAGCGCCCTCACATTATCCGGTGCGGGAATCGTTATTCACGCACGTGACGGGGGATCTCCGTCCGCGCGGTCGGGACGAGGGAAAAATCTGGGTGTGCATGCACCCGGAGGGCGCGTGGTTGTGGATCATTCCATTCTCCAACGGGCGCACCAGCATCGGAGTGGTGGCGGAACCGGAATTTTACGCGCGCTACCCCGGCGATGCGGAGACGCAACTGCGCGCGATCGTCAACAGCGAGCCGAATGGCGCAAAACGTCTGGCGAACATGCAAATTGTTTTTCCGCCGCACCGCATCAAGGGGTTCTCGATTTCCATCAAGCAGTTGTTTGGACCGCGTTACGCGCTGGCGGGAAACGCCACGGAGTTCCTCGATCCCGTGTTCAGTTCCGGAGTGACCCTGGCGATGGAATCCGGGTTGCGCGCCGCGCAGGTGGTCGCGCGACAATTACGCGGGGAGGCGGTGGACTGGCAGCGCGATTACGCGGACTTCATCATGCAAGGCGTGGACACCTTCCGGGCGTATATTGACGCGTGGTATGACGGGCGGCTGCCGGAAATTTTGTTCGCGGCGCAACGTAATCCCGACATGATGCCGAAAGTGTGCTCCGTGTTGGCGGGATATGTCTGGGACAAGGCGAATCCGTTTGTTGCCCAAGCGGACCGCGCTTTGCGCGCGTTGGCCACGGTTTCCGCCGGGATGGGCGCGGCGCGGAACTAA
- a CDS encoding aromatic amino acid ammonia-lyase produces MIPINGHNLSILDTWQIATQAAPCALAAEARSGVQRSRQLVEKLAAEPRAVYGINTGFGPLSGFRVSDADLAQHQVNLLHHLTVGQGDLFSTVETRAIMVARANALARGYSGIREELIELLLAALNRGVLPEIPSEGSVGASGDLVPLAHMAGLLVGFGYAWVDGTRLPAIEALQRVGLKPVVLQAKEGLALVNGTSVMTGLAALATHEADRALRWAELLTACLFQVLNGEPEVLCQQAQRARGFRGQALVAQRITNALRTHPEYARRIDEHQWGTQAKPVDPGTEIQDPYSLRCTPQILGAYQEALWHVEQVVTRELNASTDNPLIFPDTGMVIHCGNFYGQQIAMVSDYLCLGLIKLALLADRQIERLVNWRYSRGLPPLLAAGAPGLNTGFGGVQLLATSLAAEARLLGTPASIQTIPTNANNQDVVSMGCIAAKKTRRALPLVWKLLAIEALALAQAADARGREQTLGGDYRKLYDLVRGVSAEMKCDRPLTGDIARVAELLQSESAQRECLRD; encoded by the coding sequence ATGATTCCAATCAACGGGCATAATTTATCAATTCTTGACACCTGGCAGATCGCAACGCAGGCCGCTCCCTGCGCGCTGGCGGCGGAAGCACGATCGGGAGTTCAGCGCAGCCGGCAATTGGTGGAAAAACTGGCGGCGGAACCGCGCGCCGTTTATGGCATCAACACCGGTTTTGGACCGTTAAGCGGCTTTCGCGTGTCGGATGCCGACCTGGCGCAGCATCAGGTCAATCTGCTGCATCACCTGACGGTAGGGCAGGGAGACTTGTTTTCCACGGTGGAAACTCGCGCGATCATGGTGGCGCGCGCCAACGCGCTGGCGCGGGGCTATTCCGGGATTCGAGAAGAACTGATTGAACTGCTGTTGGCGGCGTTGAATCGCGGCGTTTTACCGGAGATTCCGAGTGAAGGTTCCGTGGGTGCGAGCGGAGATTTGGTGCCGTTGGCGCACATGGCCGGGTTGCTGGTTGGATTCGGTTACGCCTGGGTGGACGGAACGCGATTGCCCGCCATCGAAGCGTTGCAGCGCGTGGGATTAAAGCCGGTGGTGTTGCAGGCCAAGGAAGGTCTGGCGCTGGTGAACGGCACGTCCGTGATGACCGGGCTGGCGGCGCTGGCCACGCATGAAGCGGATCGCGCATTGCGCTGGGCGGAACTGTTGACGGCGTGTTTATTTCAGGTGTTGAACGGCGAGCCGGAAGTGTTGTGCCAGCAGGCGCAACGCGCGCGCGGCTTTCGCGGACAAGCATTGGTGGCGCAACGCATTACCAACGCGTTGCGGACGCATCCGGAATACGCACGGCGCATTGACGAGCACCAGTGGGGCACGCAAGCGAAGCCGGTGGATCCGGGCACGGAAATTCAGGACCCGTATTCGTTGCGTTGCACGCCGCAGATTCTTGGCGCCTATCAGGAAGCGTTGTGGCACGTCGAACAAGTGGTGACGCGCGAGTTGAATGCCAGCACGGATAATCCGCTGATTTTTCCGGACACGGGCATGGTCATTCACTGCGGGAATTTTTACGGTCAACAAATCGCCATGGTGAGCGATTATTTGTGTCTCGGTCTGATCAAGCTGGCGCTGTTGGCGGACCGGCAGATCGAGCGTTTGGTGAACTGGCGTTATAGCCGCGGGTTGCCGCCGTTGCTGGCGGCGGGGGCGCCCGGATTGAACACGGGTTTCGGCGGTGTGCAGTTGTTGGCGACCTCGCTGGCGGCGGAGGCGCGTTTGCTGGGAACGCCCGCGTCCATTCAGACGATACCCACCAACGCCAACAATCAGGATGTGGTCAGCATGGGTTGCATCGCGGCCAAAAAAACGCGCCGGGCGCTGCCGTTGGTGTGGAAGCTCCTGGCGATTGAAGCGCTCGCTTTGGCGCAGGCCGCCGACGCGCGGGGTCGGGAGCAGACGCTGGGCGGCGATTACCGGAAATTGTATGACCTGGTGCGGGGCGTTTCGGCGGAAATGAAATGCGACCGGCCGTTGACCGGTGATATTGCGCGGGTGGCGGAGTTGTTGCAGTCCGAATCGGCGCAACGGGAGTGTTTGCGCGATTGA
- a CDS encoding DUF554 domain-containing protein yields the protein MIGTILNASAIILGGLCGLIYRKPLPLSVQMFFKVTLGMGAMFFGLRLTWLSLDGSFGQMIKQIGIAFLALMLGSLLGRLLRAQAGLNQLGQLAKKLIEATRSDPRHRFSHGMNACTILFCAAPLGVLGAIQDALPIVAGEPGYFYPLAVKALMDGLATMGFVMMFGSSAMVSAVPVFVFFGTITMATSIYLQPWLRAHELLNSVNAVGGLIVCVVGVVIFEIRRAPLADYFPALILAPLFTWWWK from the coding sequence GTGATTGGAACCATTTTGAACGCGAGCGCCATCATTCTGGGCGGCCTTTGCGGGCTGATTTACCGAAAGCCGCTGCCGCTCTCGGTCCAGATGTTCTTCAAGGTGACGTTGGGAATGGGCGCCATGTTCTTCGGTCTGCGCCTCACCTGGCTCAGTCTCGATGGCAGTTTCGGCCAGATGATCAAACAAATCGGCATTGCGTTTCTGGCGCTGATGCTGGGGAGTCTGCTGGGAAGATTGCTGCGCGCGCAAGCGGGCCTGAACCAACTCGGGCAACTGGCTAAAAAGCTGATTGAAGCCACCCGCTCGGATCCGCGACATCGCTTCAGCCACGGCATGAATGCCTGCACCATTTTATTTTGCGCGGCCCCGTTGGGGGTGCTGGGTGCGATTCAAGACGCGCTGCCGATCGTTGCCGGCGAACCGGGCTATTTTTATCCGCTGGCCGTCAAAGCGCTCATGGATGGCTTGGCGACGATGGGTTTCGTGATGATGTTTGGCAGCAGCGCCATGGTTTCGGCGGTGCCGGTTTTTGTGTTTTTCGGCACCATCACCATGGCGACGAGCATTTATCTACAACCCTGGCTGCGCGCGCATGAGTTGTTGAACTCCGTGAACGCGGTCGGCGGCCTCATCGTTTGCGTCGTCGGCGTGGTGATTTTTGAAATTCGTCGCGCGCCTTTGGCCGACTACTTCCCGGCGCTGATCCTCGCGCCGCTCTTCACATGGTGGTGGAAATAA
- a CDS encoding MFS transporter, producing the protein MSNSPRATMTPWYRGLTGYHWFVFAVASAAWFFDCLDQRLFSLARIPALKSLMVDAQPGAIQAAGKEVTAIFLIGWGIGGLVFGALGDRFGRAKMLTSTVLLYSVCTGLTFFSRTWIDFALLRMMTGLGVGGVFGLAVALVAETVPDHSRTGALGMLQVLSAGGNISAGLIKMLIDHLETVGTITAGAGWRWAFLVGVLPALLVVLIQRYLKETDPWLKLKAAGRLPTGSFFAPYLGLLREKRWRKNLFAGALIASTGVVAYWGIGEYGVDLQRNVFQTYYQNLGLSPQEIQARLSHAINVSYMLSMLGAAIGMWIFTKAAQHLGRRPAFALGFSLAMVVTVMVYWKMKSPADGYWMLPLMTSCQSAMFAGFAIYLPELFPSRLRSTGTSFCYNLGRFAAAIGSFFSATLATQVYGKFGSPLTERYSAMTMCAIFLFGLLVLPFAPETKGKPLPED; encoded by the coding sequence ATGAGCAATTCACCTCGGGCGACCATGACTCCCTGGTATCGCGGGTTGACGGGTTATCACTGGTTCGTTTTCGCCGTGGCCAGCGCCGCCTGGTTTTTCGACTGCCTGGATCAGCGCTTGTTTTCGCTGGCGCGGATTCCAGCGCTCAAATCGTTGATGGTGGACGCGCAACCGGGCGCCATTCAGGCCGCCGGGAAAGAGGTCACGGCCATCTTTCTTATCGGCTGGGGCATTGGCGGACTCGTCTTTGGCGCGTTGGGCGATCGGTTTGGTCGCGCCAAAATGCTGACTTCCACCGTTCTGCTCTATTCCGTTTGCACGGGACTCACTTTTTTCAGCCGCACCTGGATTGATTTTGCGCTGCTGCGCATGATGACCGGCCTGGGCGTGGGCGGGGTGTTTGGTCTGGCGGTGGCGTTGGTGGCGGAAACGGTACCCGACCATTCCCGCACGGGGGCGCTGGGCATGTTGCAAGTGTTGTCGGCGGGCGGAAACATTTCCGCCGGGTTGATCAAGATGCTGATTGATCATTTGGAGACGGTGGGCACCATCACCGCCGGCGCGGGCTGGCGCTGGGCGTTTCTGGTGGGCGTATTGCCCGCGTTGCTGGTGGTGTTGATTCAACGCTATCTCAAGGAGACGGACCCCTGGTTAAAACTCAAAGCCGCGGGCCGATTGCCCACCGGCAGTTTCTTCGCGCCGTACCTCGGATTATTGCGCGAGAAACGCTGGCGTAAAAATCTCTTTGCGGGCGCCCTCATCGCTTCCACCGGCGTGGTGGCTTATTGGGGCATTGGCGAATACGGCGTGGATTTGCAACGCAATGTTTTCCAAACCTATTATCAAAACCTGGGCCTGTCTCCGCAGGAAATTCAAGCGCGTCTCAGTCACGCCATCAATGTTTCCTACATGCTTTCCATGCTGGGGGCGGCCATCGGCATGTGGATCTTTACGAAAGCCGCTCAGCACCTCGGGCGGCGTCCGGCTTTCGCCCTGGGCTTCAGTCTCGCCATGGTGGTGACGGTGATGGTGTACTGGAAAATGAAGTCGCCCGCGGACGGTTATTGGATGTTGCCGTTGATGACCAGTTGCCAATCGGCGATGTTCGCCGGCTTCGCCATCTATCTGCCTGAACTGTTCCCGAGCCGACTGCGTAGCACTGGAACGTCCTTCTGCTATAATCTCGGTCGCTTTGCCGCGGCGATTGGCAGTTTCTTTTCCGCCACCCTGGCCACGCAGGTGTACGGCAAGTTCGGTTCGCCCCTGACGGAGCGTTACTCGGCCATGACCATGTGCGCCATCTTCCTGTTTGGTCTGCTCGTTCTGCCGTTCGCGCCGGAAACCAAGGGCAAGCCGCTGCCGGAAGATTGA
- a CDS encoding DNA-3-methyladenine glycosylase I encodes MQRCAWPKTELDIAYHDHEWGVPVHDDRRLFELLILEGAQAGLSWTTILKKRENYRRAFDHFAARKIAKYDATKVKSLLADSGIVRNRLKIAATIQNAKAFLAVQKEFGSFDAYLWRFVGGKPIQNRRRSLQDIPPRTAESDALSQDLLQRGFKFVGSTICYAYMQAIGMVNDHTTDCFRHRECR; translated from the coding sequence ATGCAACGCTGCGCCTGGCCCAAGACGGAACTCGACATCGCTTACCACGACCACGAATGGGGGGTGCCCGTCCATGACGACCGCCGGCTGTTCGAGTTGCTGATTCTCGAAGGTGCGCAGGCGGGATTGAGTTGGACCACCATTTTGAAGAAACGCGAAAATTACCGGCGCGCGTTCGACCATTTTGCGGCGCGTAAGATTGCGAAGTACGACGCGACCAAGGTGAAATCATTGCTGGCCGATTCGGGCATCGTGCGCAACCGCTTGAAAATTGCGGCCACGATCCAAAACGCGAAAGCCTTTCTCGCCGTGCAAAAGGAATTCGGCAGCTTTGACGCCTACCTCTGGCGATTCGTGGGCGGCAAACCGATTCAGAATCGTCGCCGCTCGCTTCAGGACATCCCGCCCCGCACTGCCGAATCCGACGCTTTGAGCCAAGACCTGTTGCAACGCGGCTTCAAATTTGTCGGCTCGACGATTTGCTACGCCTACATGCAAGCCATCGGCATGGTGAACGATCACACAACGGATTGTTTTCGACACCGGGAATGTCGGTGA
- a CDS encoding DUF5009 domain-containing protein — protein MTDTPVPPTKSTRLMSLDALRGFDMFWIIGADSLVYALNRMSGNPATKFLANQLDHADWAGFHFYDLIFPLFVFMVGAAIVFSLSKITNESGRGRALWRVLKRGVLLFLIGIFYSGGVTNPWPDIRLMGVLNRIALAYTFAGLLFIYLKPRVLVGVCAGILVGYWALLTFVPIRDIQLEKSALITRAEQAGDAASAELFRKIGSGAANPSATKNNPAWLAAERMYDETTQRVTGKFDEGYNLANHVDFKYLPGRRWDSFWDPEGILSTLPAVATALLGIFAGLILRHQTLPDRRKLLCLFGGGVACVTLGWLWGLQFPVIKKIWTSSFVLVAGGYSALLLGAFYLIVDVWKFQKWCQPFVWMGMNAITIYLIKNFLGGSFSRLSTRVLGGDVKVWLDARVTKGFGDLMISLGGLLIAFWIVRFLYQRKIFLRV, from the coding sequence ATGACTGATACTCCCGTTCCTCCAACCAAATCCACCCGGCTCATGTCGCTCGACGCCCTGCGCGGCTTCGACATGTTCTGGATCATTGGCGCCGATTCCCTGGTCTATGCGCTCAATCGCATGAGCGGAAATCCTGCGACGAAATTCCTCGCAAACCAGTTGGACCACGCGGACTGGGCAGGATTTCATTTCTACGATTTGATCTTTCCACTGTTCGTCTTCATGGTCGGCGCGGCCATTGTTTTTTCGCTCAGCAAAATCACCAATGAATCCGGTCGGGGCCGCGCTTTGTGGCGCGTGTTGAAACGCGGCGTGCTGCTGTTCTTGATCGGTATTTTCTACTCGGGCGGCGTCACGAATCCGTGGCCGGACATCCGGTTGATGGGAGTGTTGAATCGCATCGCGCTCGCCTACACCTTCGCCGGTTTGCTGTTCATCTATTTGAAACCGCGCGTATTGGTCGGCGTCTGCGCGGGCATCCTGGTGGGCTATTGGGCGTTGCTGACGTTCGTGCCGATCCGCGACATTCAGTTGGAAAAATCGGCCCTCATCACCCGGGCCGAACAGGCGGGCGACGCCGCCAGTGCTGAACTGTTCCGCAAAATCGGTTCGGGCGCGGCCAATCCATCCGCCACCAAGAACAATCCCGCCTGGCTGGCGGCCGAACGGATGTATGACGAAACGACCCAGCGCGTCACCGGTAAATTCGACGAGGGTTACAACCTGGCGAACCATGTTGACTTCAAATATCTGCCGGGGCGCCGGTGGGATTCGTTTTGGGATCCGGAAGGTATTTTGAGCACGTTGCCGGCCGTGGCCACCGCGTTGCTGGGAATTTTTGCGGGCTTGATCCTGCGCCACCAGACCTTGCCGGACCGCCGCAAACTGCTTTGCCTGTTCGGCGGCGGCGTGGCGTGCGTGACCCTCGGCTGGTTGTGGGGATTGCAATTCCCCGTCATCAAAAAAATCTGGACCTCGTCGTTCGTGCTGGTGGCGGGCGGCTATTCGGCCCTGCTGCTGGGTGCGTTTTATCTGATTGTGGACGTTTGGAAATTTCAGAAATGGTGTCAGCCGTTCGTCTGGATGGGCATGAACGCCATCACGATTTATCTCATTAAAAATTTCCTCGGCGGGTCCTTCAGCCGCTTGTCCACCCGAGTGCTCGGGGGAGATGTCAAGGTCTGGCTCGACGCGCGCGTCACCAAGGGGTTTGGCGACTTGATGATTTCACTGGGCGGATTGCTCATTGCGTTCTGGATCGTACGCTTCCTCTACCAGCGCAAAATTTTCCTCCGCGTGTAA
- a CDS encoding zinc-ribbon domain-containing protein, with protein sequence MKAPEVCPHCGTPVPPQARACPHCGADAETGWAEAAEYATAADLGLPDEDFNYDEFVQREFGPRSPKPRGLHWVWWLVGLALVAVILFTWIL encoded by the coding sequence ATGAAAGCGCCGGAAGTTTGTCCCCATTGCGGAACGCCTGTGCCACCCCAGGCCAGGGCCTGTCCTCATTGCGGAGCGGACGCGGAGACCGGCTGGGCTGAGGCGGCGGAATACGCCACCGCCGCTGATCTGGGCCTGCCCGATGAAGACTTCAATTACGACGAATTTGTGCAGCGCGAATTCGGCCCGCGCTCACCCAAACCACGCGGCCTCCACTGGGTCTGGTGGCTGGTGGGATTGGCACTCGTGGCCGTCATTCTTTTCACCTGGATTCTATGA
- a CDS encoding sulfite exporter TauE/SafE family protein: protein MIELLILAGLGGLAAGTIHVWSGPDHLAAIGPLAIQRPKQAWWPGIRWGLGHSAGVTVIGLLSLWLRDLIPVELLSTWGERMVGVLLIGIGFWALRLALKNNLHTHEHEHDGERHVHIHTHAPGETHSAPAPHYHSHAAFGIGTLHGLAGSSHFLGVLPALAFETKPQAITYLVGFAAGTVLAMALFSWGVGWITTRFGATALKVYRGLMGTAAVAALGVGIFWLATSWG, encoded by the coding sequence TTGATTGAACTTCTCATTTTAGCGGGCTTGGGTGGTTTGGCTGCCGGGACGATTCACGTCTGGAGCGGTCCGGATCATCTCGCGGCGATTGGCCCGCTGGCAATTCAGCGGCCCAAGCAAGCTTGGTGGCCGGGGATTCGCTGGGGGTTGGGACACTCGGCGGGCGTCACCGTGATCGGGCTGTTGTCACTCTGGCTGCGCGATCTCATTCCCGTGGAACTGCTGTCCACCTGGGGCGAACGGATGGTCGGCGTGCTGTTGATCGGAATTGGATTTTGGGCGTTGCGGCTGGCGCTGAAAAATAATCTTCACACTCACGAGCACGAGCATGACGGAGAGCGGCACGTGCATATCCACACGCACGCTCCGGGGGAAACCCACTCCGCTCCCGCGCCTCACTATCATTCTCACGCGGCCTTTGGCATCGGCACGCTGCACGGGCTGGCGGGCAGTTCACATTTTCTCGGAGTGCTGCCGGCGCTCGCTTTTGAAACCAAACCGCAAGCGATCACTTACCTGGTTGGCTTTGCCGCGGGCACCGTGCTGGCCATGGCTTTGTTTTCCTGGGGCGTGGGTTGGATTACGACCCGGTTCGGCGCGACCGCCTTGAAAGTTTATCGCGGCTTGATGGGCACGGCGGCGGTGGCGGCTTTGGGAGTGGGTATTTTCTGGTTGGCCACCAGTTGGGGTTGA
- a CDS encoding DUF1559 domain-containing protein, with protein sequence MKRHALRNSDSRLGFTLIELLVVIAIIALLAAMLLPTLARGKAAAKSAACKSNLRQLGIALTLYVGDYDKYPGNGIVVFPGATSEDSGGSSVMFSRSGMSWLKPYLAEKYDINSLYNVTLGAMTVLHCPAEKPIPPSPSGGLPGATLPDSDYGYNELGTAWRNSFHGLGLGFTIQFSGFDEAGRLSGEQSYIKAGDVKNASDLIAIGDGNSWLAPEYPYPLGPLEDRPHAGSVFLPHDGRANMVFCDGHVEQAKGEEWTKATDSARKRWNIDNEPHPETW encoded by the coding sequence ATGAAACGGCACGCGCTACGCAATTCTGATTCCCGGCTCGGCTTTACCCTGATCGAGTTGCTCGTGGTCATTGCCATCATCGCCCTACTTGCCGCCATGCTGCTGCCCACGCTGGCCCGAGGCAAAGCCGCCGCGAAATCCGCCGCGTGTAAAAGTAACCTGCGGCAGTTAGGAATAGCACTGACCCTGTACGTGGGCGATTATGACAAGTATCCGGGGAATGGAATAGTGGTATTTCCCGGGGCAACATCGGAAGATTCTGGGGGTTCGTCTGTTATGTTTTCGAGGAGCGGGATGAGTTGGCTAAAACCATACCTCGCGGAAAAATATGACATAAACTCCCTTTACAATGTTACCCTAGGAGCGATGACCGTACTTCATTGTCCAGCGGAAAAGCCCATACCTCCGAGTCCGTCTGGGGGGCTTCCCGGCGCGACACTTCCCGATTCTGACTATGGATATAATGAACTCGGCACGGCTTGGAGGAATAGTTTTCACGGACTGGGGCTAGGATTCACGATTCAGTTTAGCGGCTTTGATGAAGCGGGGCGACTGTCAGGCGAGCAAAGCTATATTAAAGCTGGTGATGTCAAGAATGCTAGCGACCTCATAGCGATCGGTGACGGTAATTCTTGGCTTGCTCCCGAGTATCCCTATCCGTTGGGACCTTTAGAGGATCGGCCGCACGCCGGGTCGGTTTTTCTTCCTCACGATGGCCGAGCAAACATGGTGTTTTGTGACGGCCATGTGGAACAGGCGAAAGGCGAGGAATGGACAAAAGCGACTGATTCGGCCCGCAAGCGGTGGAACATTGACAACGAGCCACACCCCGAGACGTGGTGA